In the genome of Dromiciops gliroides isolate mDroGli1 chromosome 1, mDroGli1.pri, whole genome shotgun sequence, the window ATTTTTATTCCCAGGGATAGGCGCTTCTGGGCCCCAGGTGGCAGGCAAGACAGATTCCCACATCCTCCTTCCTCTGAATGAAAGTGATCTGGAGGAGCAGTTTGTAAAAGGACATGGTCCTGGGGGTCAGGCAACCAACAAAACGAGCAATTGTGTGGTGCTGAAGCACATCCCATCTGGCATCGTGGTCAAGGTAAGGGACGCAGGAGAAACTGTCAGGAGAAGAGGTTAAACACTTGCTCCCCTGGCCCAGCACCCACGGGTACCAGCAGCTTTGGCTGCCAAAACTGCTTTAAAGAGAGGCTTGTAATCTTCTCAGGTGAGGCCCCTACCAGTTCATGTGGGGGATGTAGGAAAGCTATCTGAATTTTTGTGCCTTAGAGCCCACTTTTGATGGATTGGACTGGTCCTTCAGGGATTAATCTGTTCCTTGGCCGAAGGGCTGTGCTCCAAGCGAGAAGTTCCATGCTGTCTGCCACAAGAGGGCACTGCAGCACATGCCATGTGAGGGGCTGCTAAGACAGACAAGTGAGCCCCGAACAACAGAGGCCCTTAGCCATTAAACTCGCCCACATCCCTTGTGCTTGGCCGCTGCCCAGAAAGCAGCGACCGCCCAGAGACTCCTTCCTCATGGTGGATGGGAGGCCCTTTGTATGGCTCGGTCTTTCACACTTGCATTTGTGCCCTCGGTCAGGCCAAACTGATCCAGCCAGTGGAGTTAAGAAGTTCACCAGATCCTGTGACAGACCGGCAGGAGCCCTGGGCTGTGCTGCCTGCTCCAGCCCCGTCTCACTGTAGAATCTTGGGCAAGCCAGGGCCCTCAGTCTCCTTCTGTAAGATGAGTTCAGGCTCAATGCTACCCAAGGGCCCTTCTCACTCTGCCCTACCACCTTATGTTTTCCAGTGCCATCAGACAAGATCGGTTGATCAAAATCGAAAGCTGGCAAGAGAGATCCTGCAAGGGAAAGTGGATCTCTTCTACAGAGGAGAAGACAGTCACATTCACAAAGTcaaaaaggaggcagaaagaaagaagagagagaggaaaaaaaaagcaaaggaaaccCTGGAGAAAAAGAGATTGTTGAAGGAGTTAATGTCAAAGGAGTTGAGGCCCACAGCCCCCTTTCCTCCAGAGGAGTGATGCCACAgagaggcaggggcaggggcagctgcAGCAGGAGCTGCTGGTTGCCGACAAGCATGCTTGCCCAGGAGATGTGGTGGCTGATTCTGCTGCCAGCACACTTGTAGCAGCTTCAAATAAACGTTTATGGACAAACTCCCAAGCCCCAGTTTTATTCTGAGCTGGGGTACGGGACCACATGTTGATGGCAATCAGTGTTACCTCATGATGAGAAGGTATCTCTGGGCTGTGGAGGAATCACCAGTTACCTCCATGCCAAGTTAAGAGAatcagagggagaaaaagattttgaaagcTAATGCGTGGCTTGCCCATTTACTTTTTCTCTTAGCTAATGAAGGACAAGCAGGATGGAAAACTGTAACAACTTCCCAAGTAACTGCTCAGATTcccaaaggtgtgtgtgtgtatacaactGTGTGGAGCTGCCCACTCACTCCACACTAATTAGATTATAGCCCTGGAACCTCATGTGCTCACAGCCAGGCTATAGATTCATTTCTTCTCACTCCGGATGGATTATCCAGGAAGAAAGTTCACTTACAattaggggttttgtttgttttagtgaggtaatcggggttaagtgacttgcccagggtcacacagctagtaagtgttaagtgtctgaggccggatttgaactcaggtcctcctgactccaggtccggtgctctatccattgccccacctagctgccccctacaattagGTTTTAGAAAAGGTTAGTGGCTTGGCTAGTTAGCGCATGCTCATGATAAATgcacaaaagaagagagagagtatATTTTGTCCAGAGAATGACATCTCTGAGGGGAAGCTTGGTAGCGAaacggatagagcaccggccctggattcaggaggacctgagttcaaatccggcctcagacatttgacactagctctgtgaccctgggcaagtcacttaactctcattgccccacccccccaaaaaaatgacatttctgaGACAACACGCCCACAAAGGTTTGTTTTAATCTGTTACTTTAATCAGTAGACTAAGCAGTCCCCTCTGCTGAAATGTCATATACTGGATTTTAAATTTGGGTCTATAACCAAAATCAGTTCATTTCAACAATTTATTAGTCGTGGTTTCCATACAACAGTCTGCCCTTGCTGTTCTACCTTGTATATGGAAAtggtctctcttttttggtgttaGGTTAAGAATAATATTTTGAATAATCACTTATATTTTCACTTCCAGAGGTTACACCGTAATTGATTTCTTCTTGGAACAGATTAATTTAAAGGCTTTTTTAAGACTCAACAcctcatcaccttacacctaAATCAGCAAAGAtggtaaaagaaggaaaaattcagTGTTGgcagggctgtgggaaaacaaggCATGATAATCCACAATGGGTAGGGCTGTGCTTTGGTGcaaccattttgaaaaacaatttggaattatgcaagaaattTTTtcttgggtagggcaatgagggttaagtgacttccccagggtcacacagctagtgtcaagtgtctgaggctagatttgaactcaggtcctcctgaatccagagccagtgcttttatccactgtgccacctagctaccccccctaTAAGTTCAGGTTCATAGTACCTAGGgccagaagggatttcaaagacCATTTGGtatccctttttttctttggtggagcaatgagggttaagtgacttgcccagggtcatacagctagtaagtgtcaagtgtctgagcccagatttgaattcaggtcttccttaatccagggccagtgctctatccactgagctacctgaCCTATGcaagaaatttttacaaaatTGTTCCTACCGCCCCTTAAGCCAGCAATCCTACTACTTAATGTACACCCCAAGGAAGCTATGGGCAGCTGGATAAAAAACAAGTGTACAAAAATATCCATAGCAGTGCTGTTTGTAACAGCAAAAAATTGGAATCAAAATGTGCCTCCCAATTAAGGAATGACCAAATCATGGTATCTGAGTATAATACTATTATACCATAAGGAACAACAGATAGGAAGaatgtggaaagacttgtgtAAAGTGAGGCGGGGGGAAAGAAATCCAAAGGAACCATAGACACCAACTACAGAAATGGAAACTTGGAACAGCACACTTGCAGATGAGCTGAACTAAACACTATGGCTAAGACCCACCCTGACCCCAAACCCCCAAATCTAGGGTGCATCAAGAACTTTGGACATGGTCGCTACTAGTTTATGAACCAGTCTAACAGTAAACTCCTAAAGTATACGTTGCATGTACCGTTGGATGGTCTCACTCCTTTATCctgttttgcttttcaaaattaGTATAAGTCGGGTGGGTTTGTCCGATGTgaccaaacaaaatcaatgaagttTCCAAAACTTACCACTTGTCAAAGAAGATGTTAGAACTGCTTCTCCATTCTGCATGTGTCCATACTTTTCAGTGTCTATAATCGCCATGTAGAATGGAGCTAAGAAGGCTCCCTCCTGAGATCCAGGACTTTAGTATTTAGGAGGATCAACTTAATAGTCATAAGTCTGTATCTTCCCCCTCTTTGTAACTCATGCAAATCAACCTTTACATCACTCTCTCACTCTAAGCCTGTTGTCTCTTACTACCTCTGCCCAAGAGGCTTTGGAAGCTGGATCATGCCACATCAACGCCTTCCTTGGGTGTCCCCAGTTCAAGCGAGCCCCATCTCCTTGACTGGCCCTGCTCCCAAACAATCTGTCATTTTATGCAGCACCTCCAAAATGAAAGCAAACCCACATACGTTTGATACAAATTGTTAATGAAAATAAGCTTTATTACATCAagtaataaatacatacaaagatGCACATAACAGTTTTAGTCATttatccagattttttttaattattctatgGCAAACTCAAGACATGAAATCTACAGTCTTCGTCTGAAAAGTAACTATCTGGGTTCTTAATTTTTTAGTAGGCTGATCAGTCCTCTGTATTTATAGCTCATGCATTTTAAATTGACTTCAAAGCACAAACAATCATGCAAATGCTCACACAccgaaaccaaaaccaaaacaaaccccatGTTATTTTTCAAAGCAGGGTCTCTGTCACAGGGCCCTAACCAGAGACAGCCAACTGCCCATTGGCACTGACTCGTGAAAAAAACCTTAAGAGTTATTGGAGATTCCAGAAAAGGTGCAAAGAACGACACTTTGGGTGATGTTTTAAGTGTACTCAAAGAGGAAAATCAAAGATTGGGACAGGTTAGCAGGGCAATAAACTATAGCTGGCAGCAACATAAGCGAACTTTCTACATGCAGTTTCTGGActcaatgctttttttaaaataaaaaacaagtgaCCTAGGTTGTTCCTAACTACTTCTAATGCAATGCAAAATTGCCTTTTTTTCTATCCTTACAGACTGtggtggggatgggaggaagaaaaggagaaagaacccaaacTTTTGGACCATTCAAAATAAGAGATTCATATGAATGTTTTGAAAGTCACCAGAGGAATAAGtgttattctttcttcttcacaaagaaatggaaaactttgGAAGTGAAGTGGGAGGCTAGGATCTTGCGTTTCTTTCAGTCT includes:
- the MTRFR gene encoding mitochondrial translation release factor in rescue isoform X1, whose translation is MQKRQTSCEWWLIPGQGMRGGAQGGEKRSRNDPLWRVEFKLIVEASQEGEAYRPVKSHDVDSFMNTLAFTYLPVSLSRFSTGLWRLWLGKKPAFLFPGIGASGPQVAGKTDSHILLPLNESDLEEQFVKGHGPGGQATNKTSNCVVLKHIPSGIVVKCHQTRSVDQNRKLAREILQGKVDLFYRGEDSHIHKVKKEAERKKRERKKKAKETLEKKRLLKELMSKELRPTAPFPPEE
- the MTRFR gene encoding mitochondrial translation release factor in rescue isoform X2; translation: MRRSMLQGYFPPSPSGGGSVYHPFRVSVPGCSFSGPDSFMNTLAFTYLPVSLSRFSTGLWRLWLGKKPAFLFPGIGASGPQVAGKTDSHILLPLNESDLEEQFVKGHGPGGQATNKTSNCVVLKHIPSGIVVKCHQTRSVDQNRKLAREILQGKVDLFYRGEDSHIHKVKKEAERKKRERKKKAKETLEKKRLLKELMSKELRPTAPFPPEE
- the MTRFR gene encoding mitochondrial translation release factor in rescue isoform X3, which translates into the protein MNTLAFTYLPVSLSRFSTGLWRLWLGKKPAFLFPGIGASGPQVAGKTDSHILLPLNESDLEEQFVKGHGPGGQATNKTSNCVVLKHIPSGIVVKCHQTRSVDQNRKLAREILQGKVDLFYRGEDSHIHKVKKEAERKKRERKKKAKETLEKKRLLKELMSKELRPTAPFPPEE